From Corticium candelabrum chromosome 13, ooCorCand1.1, whole genome shotgun sequence, a single genomic window includes:
- the LOC134188796 gene encoding RNA-binding protein 41-like, with product MYSIDAARNRDEREYATESKSEEHLKAMARKQLDINCRLKEAKKGREFTAWAWQSVSDMEGEMTLKEYERAEAEEKRLDELRQCGLNIREIELISMHKRGVMPATLHPHAAHCHLEEIQRKICSRERRVEAVRDYGSGVCLVGRRTMEAENVDFRCPKDLKHLVQLKDRDIDSVVDKAVEQTLKEEREREGKRKAYSSKDYWREERREEDGTEKVIKKDEEEAFGKKEEGELAAKLRRIGDDDDDDDDDDDVCGPVQMIHCVSEEEILSNKMSVDEIRKIPRFSAYNHGNRSHVLYIKNLHRHVTESDLLSLFLRYQNENSSKLEFRLLTGRLKGQAFVTFPSIACAEQALQLLNGYMLKGKPMIIQYGHCSK from the exons TAGGCTGAAAGAAGCGAAGAAAGGAAGAGAATTTACTGCGTGGGCGTGGCAATCCGTATCTGATATGGAGGGAGAAATGACTTTGAAGGAGTATGAACGAGCCGAAGCCGAGGAGAAGCGTTTAGATGAGTTAAGACAATGTGGATTGAATATACGAGAAATagagttgatatcaatgcacAAGAGGGGCGTAATGCCTGCCACTCTTCATCCACATGCTGCACATTGTCATCTGGAAGAGATACAAAGAAAGATATGTTCAAGAGAGAGAAGAGTTGAGGCTGTGAGAGATTATGGGAGTGGAGTGTGTTTAGTAGGCAGACGAACGATGGAAGCAGAAAATGTTGACTTTCGTTGTCCCAAGGATCTGAAGCATTTGGTGCAGTTGAAAGATAGAGACATTGATAGTGTTGTTGATAAAGCAGTAGAACAGACACTAAAGGAAGAAAGGGAGAGAGAAGGGAAAAGGAAAGCATATAGCAGTAAGGACTACTGGAGGGAGGAAAGAAGGGAAGAAGATGGAACAGAAAAAGTGATAAAGAAAGACGAGGAGGAAGCATTCGGCAAGAAGGAAGAAGGTGAATTGGCTGCAAAGTTAAGGAGAAtaggtgatgatgatgatgatgatgatgatgatgatgatgtctGTGGTCCTGTGCAAATGATACATTGTGTGAGTGAAGAAGAGATCTTGAGTAATAAAATGAGTGTGGACGAAATTAGGAAAATACCAAG ATTTTCAGCTTACAATCATGGGAATAGGAGTCATGTTCTCTATATCAAGAATCTCCATCGGCATGTCACAGAGTCTGatcttctctctctctttcttcgATATCAGAATGAAAACAGTTCCAAACTGGAGTTCCGTCTCTTGACTGGACGATTGAAAGGACAGGCATTTGTGACGTTTCCGAGCATAGCCTGTGCTGAACAAGCTCTTCAACTGCTTAATGGCTACATGTTAAAAGGAAAACCGATGATCATTCAGTATGGACATTGTTCAAAATGA